The Pempheris klunzingeri isolate RE-2024b chromosome 1, fPemKlu1.hap1, whole genome shotgun sequence genome includes a region encoding these proteins:
- the ankrd11 gene encoding ankyrin repeat domain-containing protein 11 isoform X2, with protein MPKGGGSKTPQLDHFPLNTDMVEKQGGKKDKVLSNKTPKLDRSDGVKEMKEKAPKRKLPFTAGANGDQKDSDSEKPGPERKRIKKEPTNTRKAGLPFGMGMPGIRAGYPLSERQQVALLMQMTAEESVNSPDTTPKHQSQSSLGQKGTPNSASKTKDKVNKRNERGETRLHRAAIRGEVRRIKELISEGADVNVKDFAGWTALHEACNRGYYDVAKQLLAAGAEVNTKGLDDDTPLHDASNNGHFKVVKLLLRYGGDPRQSNRRGETPLKVANSPTMLNLLLGKGTYTSSEESSSESSEEEDAPSFAPSSSVDGNNTDSEFEKGLKSKGKNADPPKSAVTPVKDEYEFDEDDEEERVPPVDDKHLLKKDFRKDSVTKANSFISIPKMEVKTYSKSNSLTPKKTVRRIISDSNSSDEDDRTLCFTPAPTPRQQAQQTNTKTRDSGSMSSKQQKDKNKVKKKRKKESKNNASKEVRFGKVNDKFCTSDSDCGDMESEDDKGSNSIKDSSATSLKESSGFNASSSSSHGNLNSQKQVPSLAEQHPKQWRTDGWKTVSSPTWSDVSSLSDSVRTRLSSESDYSSADSSVESIKQVKRKAQENKKKNNNVHSNTVDKKNSELYKNSNADSAVSKADVDGKVLKKHKVKHKHKNKEKDKAPSLVLNQDMNEKFVKSYSFDFDDSRQKSLIVESESPAESKVKLSKHEKDHSKKEDRLSKSKSEDKDWSSGKDLHRTAKEEKNKKTKDSTKDKTNKEEREKPVKSDKDRNVKEKEKPKEDKQKAHKEEKKKKSKEKSSSKTDRKSEQKEEKHLKVDKEKNTKDEKEKCKKDKAQKEESEYEGYDVNNRFLNLEDTKLSASDDHHDRWGSEMSSDSSLYGDDSWDAPVKEYKEYKANNSVKLIVETVKEETRRKDNKVKDKKSDHNEKRSEKEATSKKKDKDSSEKTNEKKKDWSEKQKINSSHSVEKEKKRKESTDILKDKKDKDSLDNSRDRKDSYEFVKERKDTKIKQESIRDEYGNDTFFKDIDAVSKSCDVRERNHSGKEKEKKGDGMEKREKTKADKHKEKTKDRGADQEKDKSEKSCAEKTVKEKDADRGTKDKKEGAKDKHKESHGKDKDRKVSSEQTKDKKEKASQDKHADREKDFMEVKKEERKTEKVREKAWYKIADIFTDESDDDEDSYNGGVALVSDSIRKDSTPDQDELDHFPSEKMRKSSAEAKHNTEKVKDKEHKEKKKEKATFDTGKERKGSLEKHNKDKKDSVDAKHKERKDRMSVDSNQEKKNKQKLLDKRDTSEEKTKSKYKEKLDHSKERKPSKGGENEKSLLEKLEEEAMNDYKDDSNDKNSEISSDSFTDRGHEPVLTTYYDPISLTDVSEDRRDSLSISTPQDKFREKERHRHSSSSSSKKSHDKEKEKVKKDKGDKRDKTEEIRESYSRRESLPFEKEPMPLEADPYTFPYSGKGDGEDDFDKTLEFEKEMSKKDKDKATGVISDRMKDKKKKEKHKEKIKEEKNKYIDGFGSSKHSKEDVKSGLKDSPQVNVLKDRSKEESPKFDMKKERNRDTLDKDNRLDHSKSKAKDENEKLTQSKDAVRKDNRPREKLLVDGDYQMTSFGQMLSLKDQEIEERHKRHKERMKQMEKLRPKSGDPKLKDKTKSTEEVRKNRSELSSKKSNSLESGLKEKKLKDVGLPAQMMSPGRKFQPTDTQNSKDWLAGHQMKENLPASPRPDQNRPTGVPTPTSVISCPSFEEVMQTPRTPSCSAEDYPDIMLDGLDCQNSSAMTMSMNACSPSFFERYSNSQSFQEGTCPTPAKNLQLPLVSRSASSDVRRPLEDEFKAEADKFLRQQSDPAAEFDPSSSSQTIEDKSGTVDRLDCLSSPYFSQISMLSPRREPVHPTPDVPAPTLAGTEGNEHLPENVYNNFLPKPSTPVHRPDPQEPCFDIAAPPTPAPAALPPLDIDDISEPHHSEPNLVLSDLPSVTEEQEEDDEEEEDDEEEGDMGDMDERTDGDHCAVEEPEQTREPCSFSPQVEDPMRKSWQAESPERQDPEVQEVSPAHSAGNHGENCFDHSMGWNPDMDLKSPHRTYGEIEAAVSKITSPYSHSDSDMQHLSGHPSVTPPYASWNRWHKEDPEDFDEQKEAVADIPSPERPDTAIDGDPNYLNTSSSSNRLESFFQECSPSKPSIEDSHQMDTESTCVEPDSRQTTHSFSATTDGHMAPAVGPEPVVPWADPFSTDADELDDLGPFSLPDLPLPDKAEEAESRDPELADHNKSVPTHIRLTITERDDPDIMEVDLPSLDKTSCPPGELGLVEPTGQDLVVPSPHANFQQELDPEPQSVPVSSSLSLTQQQDSMLERKGPYGGSDESDPAMLYTSVKSDASQQHHIQIHSLTESMQLPMDSSCAVKSEVRQEEMPEPVAESMSCSPLPQLPLLPVAVSLSSTVELPDTQETTSKVTAVTLTTVSTTVDIPKKVDEIPQRMTRNRAKNNPSAAAVPPTSSIITSSATATPVTTSPAVSINPTPTRTPTPTSASSLSVLKKDKESVLSVSSTASNSTPAVSVPTSVTTSPTVVLSKTTKGRPLPMDEEESQTQHPRKRKFPRSAGQQVQVQLVNTAMQQTREMIQQTLAVVVNAIKLDDIEPYHSDRSNPYFEYLQIRKKIEEKRKILCYITPQAPQCYAEYVTYTGSYLLDGKPLSKLHIPVIAPPPSLSEPLKELFRQQEAVRGKLRLQHSIEREKLIVSCEQEVLRVHCRAARTIANQAVPFSACTMLLDSEVYNMPSESQGDENKSVRDRFNARQFISWIQDVDDKYDRMKTCLLMRQQHEAAALNAVQRMEWQLKVQELDPAGHKSLCVNEVPSFYVPMVDVNDDFVLLPA; from the exons ATGCCCAAAGGTGGGGGTTCTAAAACCCCCCAGCTGGACCACTTCCCACTCAACACCGACATGGTGGAAAAACAGGGTGGGAAGAAG GATAAAGTGTTGTCAAACAAGACTCCCAAATTGGATCGCAGTGATGGGGTcaaagagatgaaagaaaaagccCCTAAAAGGAAGCTGCCCTTCACTGCTGGAGCTAATGGAGACCAGAAAGACTCTGATTCAG AGAAACCAGGTCCAGAGCGGAAGCGCATTAAAAAGGAGCCCACCAACACCCGGAAGGCGGGCTTGCCGTTTGGAATGGGGATGCCAGGGATCCGGGCTGGGTACCCCCTCTCTGAGCGGCAGCAGGTGGCCTTGCTCATGCAAATGACAGCTGAGGAGTCCGTCAACAGTCCAG ACACAACACCAAAGCATCAGTCACAATCCAGTCTGGGTCAGAAGGGAACGCCAAACTCTGCATCTAAAACCAAAGACAAAGTGAATAAACggaatgagagaggagagactcGGCTGCACAGAGCAGCAATCCGTGGAGAGGTACGCCGCATCAAGGAGCTCATCAGCGAGGGAGCTGATGTGAATGTAAAAGACTTTGCAG GCTGGACTGCATTGCATGAGGCGTGCAACAGGGGGTACTACGATGTGGCCAAGCAGCTGCTGGCAGCCGGTGCAGAGGTCAACACCAAGGGTCTGGATGATGACACCCCTCTACATGATGCATCCAACAATGGACATTTCAAG GTGGTTAAGCTACTCTTACGGTATGGAGGGGACCCACGACAAAGCAACAGGAGAGGTGAAACACCATTGAAGGTCGCCAACTCTCCAACTATGCTGAATCTGTTGCTGGGGAAAGGCACTTACACCTCAAGTGAAGAAAGTTCATCAG AATcttcagaggaggaagatgccCCCTCATTTGCCCCGTCCAGCTCTGTCGATGGCAATAACACAGACTCGGAGTTTGAGAAGGGGCTTAAGTCGAAAGGGAAAAACGCAGACCCTCCTAAATCTGCTGTCACACCTGTCAAAGATGAATATGAATTTGATgaggacgatgaggaggaaCGTGTCCCTCCCGTGGACGATAAACACCTCTTGAAAAAAGACTTCCGTAAGGACTCGGTCACCAAGGCCAACAGCTTCATCTCCATACCCAAGATGGAGGTCAAAACCTATTCCAAAAGCAACTCGCTCACACCAAAGAAAACTGTCAGGCGGATCATCTCTGACAGTAACAGTTCAGATGAGGATGATAGGACGTTGTGTTTCACGCCAGCGCCTACGCCACGGCAACAAGCCCAGCAAACAAATACCAAGACTAGAGACTCTGGCAGTATGAGCTCTAAACAACAGAAAGACAAGAATAAAGTCAAAAAGAAGCGGAAGAAGGAGAGTAAAAATAATGCCAGTAAAGAAGTCAGGTTTGGTAAAGTCAATGACAAATTCTGTACATCTGACTCTGATTGTGGTGACATGGAAAGCGAGGATGATAAGGGCTCGAATAGTATAAAGGACTCTTCTGCAACAAGCCTGAAAGAATCTTCTGGCTTTAACGCATCCTCGTCCTCTTCCCATGGAAACTTGAACTCTCAGAAACAAGTACCATCATTAGCAGAACAGCAtccaaagcagtggaggacagATGGCTGGAAGACTGTGTCATCTCCTACATGGTCAGATGTCAGTTCTCTCTCAGATTCAGTCAGAACAAGACTATCCAGTGAGTCTGACTACTCCTCTGCTGACTCCAGTGTAGAGTCAATAAAACAAGTTAAGAGGAAAGCGCAggagaacaaaaagaagaataacAATGTGCACAGTAACACAGTAGACAAGAAAAATTCTGAGCTCTACAAAAACTCCAATGCAGACAGTGCGGTCTCCAAAGCCGATGTAGATGGCAAAGTGCTGAAAAAGCATAAAGTGAAGCACAAGCATAAAAATAAGGAAAAGGACAAAGCTCCTAGTCTAGTGCTTAATCAAGACATGAATGAGAAATTTGTCAAGAGCTAttcttttgattttgatgattCAAGGCAGAAGTCCCTAATTGTTGAGTCAGAATCACCAGCGGAGAGCAAAGTCAAATTATCCAAACATGAAAAAGACCATTCAAAAAAGGAGGATAGACTTTCAAAAAGCAAGTCTGAGGATAAGGATTGGTCATCTGGAAAAGACCTGCATCGAACagcaaaagaggagaaaaataagaaaactaaGGACTCCACCAAGGACAAGACAAataaggaggagagggagaagccTGTAAAATCTGACAAGGATAGAAATGtcaaggagaaggagaaaccCAAGGAGGATAAACAAAAGGCtcacaaagaggagaaaaagaaaaagtccaaGGAGAAGTCCTCctcaaagacagacaggaaaagtgagcagaaagaggaaaagcatCTAAAGGTGGACAAGGAGAAAAACACCaaggatgagaaagagaaatgcaaaaaagacaaagcacaGAAGGAGGAGTCTGAGTATGAAGGCTATGATGTTAACAACCGTTTCCTCAACCTGGAGGACACGAAGCTCAGTGCCTCAGATGACCACCATGACAGATGGGGCTCCGAGATGTCCTCTGACTCCTCCCTCTATGGAGATGACAGCTGGGATGCCCCTGTCAAAGAGTACAAGGAGTACAAAGCCAACAACTCTGTTAAACTGATTGTTGAGACTGTTAAGGAAGAGACaaggagaaaagacaacaaagtCAAGGACAAGAAATCAGACCACAATGAGAAAAGATCAGAGAAAGAAGCCACCTCtaagaagaaagacaaagactcttcagaaaagacaaatgagaagaaaaaggactggtcagaaaagcaaaaaataaactCCAGTCACTcagttgaaaaagaaaagaagcggAAGGAGTCCACAGACATactcaaagacaaaaaagacaagGATTCTCTGGACAACAGTCGAGACCGTAAAGACTCATATGAGTTCGTGAAGGAAAGAAAGGACACAAAAATCAAACAGGAATCTATAAGAGATGAATATGGCAATGATACCTTCTTCAAAGACATTGATGCTGTCAGTAAATCGTGTGATGTCAGGGAAAGAAACCACTCtgggaaggagaaagaaaagaagggtGACGGAATGGAAAAGCGAGAAAAGACGAAAGCTGACaagcacaaagagaaaacaaaagacagggGAGCTGATCAGGAGAAGGATAAGAGCGAGAAAAGCTGCGCAGAAAAAACTGTCAAGGAAAAGGATGCAGACCGGGGTACCAAAGACAAGAAAGAGGGAgccaaagacaaacacaaagagtcTCATGGCAAAGACAAAGATAGAAAGGTGTCTTCAGAACAGACCAaggacaagaaagaaaaggccTCTCAAGACAAACACGCAGATAGGGAGAAGGATTTCATGGAGGTaaagaaggaggaaaggaaaaccGAGAAAGTCCGTGAGAAAGCTTGGTACAAGATAGCCGACATATTCActgatgaaagtgatgatgatgaggacagTTACAACGGTGGCGTTGCACTTGTGTCGGACTCTATCAGAAAAGACTCCACGCCTGATCAGGATGAGCTGGATCACTTCCCCtcagaaaaaatgagaaaatcttCTGCAGAGGCTAAACATAACACAGAAAAGGTAAAAGACAAAgagcacaaagaaaagaagaaagaaaaggccaCATTTGACACAGGTAAGGAGAGGAAAGGCTCCCTagagaaacacaacaaagacaagaaagatTCTGTTGATGCAAAacacaaggaaagaaaagacaggatgTCAGTGGACTCAAaccaagagaagaaaaataagcaGAAGCTACTGGACAAAAGGGACACCAGcgaggaaaagacaaagagcaaATATAAAGAGAAGCTGGATCATTCTAAGGAAAGGAAACCCTCTAAAGGTGGCGAGAATGAAAAGTCCCTCTTAGAAAAATTAGAGGAGGAAGCTATGAATGACTACAAGGATGATTCCAATGACAAAAACAGCGAAATCTCCTCAGATAGTTTTACTGACAGAGGTCACGAGCCAGTCCTCACCACTTACTACGACCCTATCAGCCTGACCGATGTCTCTGAGGACAGGAGAGACTCCCTATCCATATCTACACCCCAGGACaagttcagagagaaagagaggcatcGACACTCCTCCTCATCTTCGTCCAAGAAAAGCcatgacaaagagaaagaaaaggtcaAGAAAGACAAAGGAGACAAACGTGACAAGACCGAGGAGATCAGAGAGTCCTACAGCCGCAGAGAGAGCCTACCTTTTGAGAAGGAGCCCATGCCTCTGGAGGCTGACCCTTACACATTCCCATACAGTGGTAAGGGAGACGGCGAAGACGACTTTGATAAAACATTGGAGTTCGAAAAAGAGATGTCcaaaaaggacaaagacaaagcaaCTGGTGTCATCAGTGACAGGAtgaaggacaaaaagaaaaaggagaaacataAGGAAAAAAttaaggaggagaagaataagtACATTGATGGCTTTGGGTCATCTAAACACTCCAAAGAGGATGTGAAGTCAGGGTTGAAAGATAGCCCACAGGTCAACGTTCTAAAAGACAGGTCAAAAGAAGAAAGTCCTAAATTtgatatgaaaaaagaaagaaatcggGATACATTGGACAAAGACAACAGATTGGACCACAGTAAATCTAAGGCCaaggatgaaaatgaaaagctcACTCAGTCCAAAGACGCAGTGCGGAAAGATAATCGTCCACGTGAAAAACTGCTGGTGGACGGTGATTATCAAATGACGAGTTTTGGTCAGATGTTGAGTCTGAAAGATCAGGAGATTGAAGAGCGCCacaagagacacaaagaaaggatGAAGCAAATGGAGAAGCTGAGACCCAAGTCAGGGGACCCTAAACTTAAAGACAAAACCAAGTCCACAGAGGAAGTGCGGAAAAACCGCAGTGAGCTGTCATCAAAGAAATCCAACAGTCTGGAGTCTGGTCTTAAAGAGAAGAAGCTGAAGGATGTGGGTCTCCCAGCCCAAATGATGTCCCCTGGCAGGAAGTTCCAGCCTACTGACACTCAAAACTCAAAGGACTGGTTGGCTGGCCACCAAATGAAGGAGAACCTCCCAGCTTCTCCCAGGCCAGACCAGAACAGGCCAACTGGTGTCCCCACACCAACGTCTGTCATCTCCTGCCCCAGCTTTGAAGAAGTAATGCAGACACCGCGTACCCCATCTTGTAGTGCAGAGGATTACCCTGACATTATGTTGGATGGGCTGGACTGCCAGAACTCATCAGCTATGACTATGTCCATGAATGCCTGCTCCCCATCCTTCTTTGAAAG GTATTCTAACTCCCAGAGTTTCCAGGAGGGCACCTGCCCTACCCCTGCAAAGAACCTCCAGCTGCCACTTGTCAGCCGCTCTGCATCCTCTGATGTCCGCAGGCCTCTGGAAGATGAGTTCAAGGCAGAGGCTGACAAGTTCCTTCGACAGCAGAGTGATCCTGCTGCTGAATTTgatccatcatcttcctcccaAACTATAGAGGACAAATCCGGAACAGTGGATAGACTGGACTGCTTGTCGTCTCCCTATTTCTCCCAAATATCAATGTTGTCCCCTCGACGGGAGCCAGTCCATCCGACTCCAGATGTGCCAGCACCAACTCTTGCTGGCACGGAGGGTAACGAACACCTTCCTGAAAATGTATACAACAATTTCTTGCCTAAACCATCTACACCAGTTCATAGGCCAGACCCCCAGGAGCCCTGCTTCGACATCGCTGCACCACCAactccagctcctgctgcttTGCCACCCCTTGACATCGATGACATCTCTGAGCCTCACCACAGTGAGCCTAACCTAGTCCTCTCAGATCTTCCCTCTGTCACAGAAGAacaggaagaggatgatgaagaagaggaggatgacgaggaaGAAGGGGACATGGGAGATATGGATGAGAGAACAGATGGAGACCACTGTGCAGTGGAGGAGCCAGAGCAAACAAGGGAGCCATGTTCCTTTTCCCCACAAGTTGAGGACCCTATGAGGAAGAGCTGGCAGGCAGAGTCTCCAGAGCGACAGGATCCAGAGGTCCAAGAGGTCTCGCCCGCACACTCTGCAGGCAACCATGGAGAGAACTGTTTCGATCACAGCATGGGTTGGAACCCTGATATGGACCTCAAATCTCCACACAGGACATATGGGGAGATAGAGGCTGCTGTTTCCAAAATAACCAGCCCTTACTCCCATTCAGACAGTGACATGCAGCATTTGTCTGGACACCCCTCCGTTACTCCCCCTTATGCTTCCTGGAATAGGTGGCACAAAGAGGACCCAGAGGACTTCGATGAGCAGAAGGAGGCTGTTGCCGACATCCCCTCCCCAGAGAGGCCTGACACAGCCATTGATGGGGATCCCAACTATTTAAACACCTCATCATCCTCCAACAGGCTAGAGTCTTTCTTCCAGGAATGTAGCCCAAGCAAACCCAGCATCGAGGATTCTCACCAGATGGACACCGAGTCCACATGTGTAGaaccagacagcagacagaccaCGCACAGCTTTAGTGCTACCACCGATGGACACATGGCTCCAGCTGTGGGCCCTGAGCCTGTGGTGCCTTGGGCAGACCCATTCTCAACTGATGCAGATGAACTGGATGACCTGGGACCATTCTCCTTGCCTGACTTGCCACTACCAGACAAGGCAGAAGAAGCCGAGTCTCGAGACCCAGAACTAGCTGACCACAACAAGAGTGTGCCGACACACATTAGACTTACTATTACAGAAAGAGATGACCCAGACATCATGGAGGTGGACTTACCAAGTCTAGATAAGACTTCATGCCCTCCAGGAGAGCTTGGTTTGGTGGAACCTACCGGGCAAGACTTAGTTGTACCGTCACCACATGCCAACTTCCAACAAGAGTTGGACCCTGAGCCTCAGAGTGTGCCAgtcagcagctctctgtctcttacaCAACAACAGGACAGCATGTTGGAAAGGAAAGGCCCTTATGGAGGATCTGATGAGTCGGATCCCGCTATGTTGTATACATCTGTGAAATCAGATGCCAGTCAGCAACATCACATACAGATCCACTCCCTCACGGAGTCAATGCAGTTACCCATGGATTCATCGTGTGCTGTTAAGTCAGAAgtgagacaggaggagatgcCTGAGCCTGTAGCTGAATCCATGTCCTGCAgtcctcttcctcagctccctctgctccctGTGGCAGTCAGCCTGTCCAGCACAGTGGAACTACCAGACACTCAGGAGACCACATCCAAGGTAACAGCGGTAACCCTGACCACTGTGTCCACCACTGTTGACATCCCCAAAAAGGTGGATGAAATCCCACAAAGGATGACCCGCAATCGCGCCAAGAACaatccctctgctgctgctgtccctcCTACCTCCAGCATAATAACCTCGTCTGCCACTGCCACCCCTGTAACGACCAGTCCAGCGGTGAGCATTAATCCAACTCCTACTAGAACCCCGACACCCACTTCAGCCTCTTCCCTCTCAGTcctgaagaaagacaaagaatcTGTGCTTAGTGTCTCCTCTACGGCATCTAATTCAACCCCAGCAGTGTCTGTACCTACTTCTGTGACAACGTCTCCAACAGTGGTTCTCAGTAAGACGACAAAAGGTCGCCCTCTCCCCATGGATGAAGAGGAATCTCAGACCCAGCACCCACGGAAGAGGAAATTTCCACGTTCAGCCGGACAGCAGGTCCAGGTCCAGCTGGTAAACACAGCAATGCAGCAGACCAGAGAAATGATTCAACAGACTCTGGCTGTAGTAGTCAATGCCATCAAGTTGGACGATATTGAGCCCTACCACAGTGACCGTTCCAACCCTTACTTCGAGTACCTTCAGATCAGGAAGAAGAttgaggaaaagaggaagattCTGTGCTACATCACCCCGCAGGCTCCACAGTGTTATGCTGAGTATGTGACTTATACCGGCTCCTACCTGCTGGACGGCAAGCCCCTCAGCAAGCTTCACATACCTGTT ATTGCCCCACCTCCATCGCTGTCAGAACCTCTGAAGGAGCTCTTCAGACAACAGGAGGCAGTGAGAGGGAAGCTCAGGTTGCAGCACAGCATAGAACGG GAGAAGCTGATCGTTTCATGTGAGCAGGAGGTTTTAAGGGTCCACTGCAGAGCAGCCAGGACTATAGCCAATCAGGCTGTGCCATTCAGCGCCTGCACCATGCTGTTGGACTCTGAAGTATACAATATGCCATCAGAGAGCCAG GGTGATGAGAACAAATCTGTGAGGGATCGCTTCAACGCTCGTCAGTTCATTTCCTGGATCCAGGATGTGGATGACAAATACGACCGCATGAAG ACATGTTTGTTGATGCGGCAACAGCATGAGGCAGCAGCCCTCAACGCAGTGCAAAGGATGGAGTGGCAGTTGAAGGTCCAGGAGCTGGACCCAGCAGGGCACAAGTCCCTTTGTGTCAATGAAGTGCCGTCCTTCTACGTGCCAATGGTCGACGTCAACGACGACTTCGTCCTGCTGCCTGCATGA